The window caatttttcacttcagacttattggccttaagtgcatgaaaccattggttgcacttcagacctatttggccttaagtgcatctgaagtgcaatttttcaatTCGGACTTATTGACCTTAAGTGCAGGAAAACGTTTGTtgtacttcagaccttttggccttaagtgcatctgaagtacaatttttcactccaaacttattggccttaagtgcatgaaaccattggttgccCTTCAAACATATTTGTCCTTAAGTGCGTCTGAAGTGCTATTCTTCACTTCAGGCTTATTAGCCTTAAGTGtatgaaaccattggttgcacttcagacctatttgtcCTTAAGTGCgaagtgcaattttttacttcaaactaatttttttaacttcagactcgataagtctgaagttgatcgtaaagtaGGTAGACTTGCAAAATATTTTGCAAAGTGGGTGTATGTTCAACTTTGGCCTCAAAAccgggtatagatgcaaaagtCCCTCGTAATATTTGTGTAGTTATAAGGCTTTGGATATTTATGgtcttaatcattccataatattttgtgtggttataaaagctttttATTAAGGGTAACAAaagaagtttaagctaaattatttttaaatgacACTTTGGGAGCACTTTTTATAGCTCCTACCTCgcacaaatgatatttttttatatttataagtaatttaactttaattttttattttatcattaatgAGCTAATTTATAGTCGTACAAATATTTTAAACCATAAATttccaaattatttttttcttaaatttcgtaccCAGTCAAAGTGCATCATATAAATTAGGCCGGAAGGAATACTTATTTTAGAAAGTTGTGGTGTTTGATTATAGCTTTTAGTATAAATATAAGTACTTTTAAATAATAGCATAAAGTGAAGAAAGTATTTTTTGACCAAAAGCACTTTTAAAACCTTGATCATGCAAAAATTATTGTTCTAAtatgaataaaaatattttttaaattgattaactaaacaaaaataattttcaaattaattattttgaaaGCTTGACCATCAAATTGTAGGCCATCTTCAATCGCTTTAGTCAAGACTCATGAGAAggtgatttctttttcttttcacaaGAGAGAAGGGTGTTGCAAAAAtgacgcccaccgtggggctcgAACCCACGACCACAAGGTTAAGAGCCTTGCGCTCTACCAACTGAGCTAGACGGGCTTTTGTTTAAAAATCTTTAGTTGAATTTATTTAATACGTAAATGGTAATTATTTGTTAATAGTGTGGATGATGTTTAAAATGGTCGGCATTTCCTTTGAAATTCCCTCAAGTATCAATATACTCCTCTCTTAATTCAATTTTCGTCTTAAAAGTTAGATATTGTGCAAGATATTTACTTCTAATAATTCAAACTAATAGTACTATGTATCAATGTTGATGTTTATTATATTAAATTTGGTATAGCATATACTTACTTACCTTTTTCAAATTTTAATATTTCTTACTAATCTGAATAGTAGAACATTTTATATCATAAAAATAGTATATTTGTGATCCTTTTTCACCGCTAATCAAAGGTCTCGATAATGAAGAACTTGATAGAGTTTTATCCTTGCTTTTAGTAGGCCTATCTACTGCGAATATGAATTAGTTGTTTAGAGGAATTTTGAGTTTTTTTTGAGTATCCACCGAataaagcaaaaaataaaaaattatagtcATGGGCCTTGTGCTAATatttgttttatcctgcctttgtTGGTTCTATTTTCGTGTTATTGTTCCCTTTTCATGGTTTATacactattatttttatttttgaaaaataatgtgACTATGCTTCTCTTGAATcgagggtttatcggaaacaTCTTCTAGCtgtaccttcacaaggtaggcgTCAGACTTCGTACATACTACCttctccagaccccacttgtagAATTACATCatgtttgttattgttgttgttgttgggcaTTGTACTAATAccattgtttacccttaaaacggataacaattaaatttgcacacggttttaaggatatgtggattgattcaacataagtaatcaagaatgttaggtaaacgaattaaagataaaataaataaccaaaccagttGTGACGTTGAGTTCGGGCTCGGATTTAAACTGAACAATAGTTTTGCCCTCGACTGGAtcctcaattcaaagccaaaTGTGTATGAAGAACTATGATTAAAATAAGAACCTTTTATTAATAGCTATAAAacagagaaataagtttgtgttGCCTTGATAcgcatgttacaatgtgtctattgaataaaaaacttcccctttatatagtatgaGAGTTTTacccctagtacaattctaaaaaaggtaaaaatcgtTCTTGTACGTTAATCACTTACACACTACCAATATCGGGCGAGATCCGCACCGTAATATCCGATTGGGTGCGGATATCACCGCCctctgttagtcgtgtgcaaccgGTTGTAGTGCTTTCCGAGGTCTTGGAGCTCGTTCCGGGTTCAGGGGTGTTGTCTTGTCATACCCGGTGACGAGCACCCCGTTCCAGCCTCGATTCAAAGAGTTCTCGCATTCGGTCTCTTTCTCATACATTAATGCTTCTTACTTCGTTTGACTCACCGGAAACTCGGGGTGTGCGCTAACCCAGAGTTGACCCGTATACAACCATCTTTCTCGAGTTAATTTAGCTTGTCTTGTCGATTTCAAGCAATGTTCCAGGAACATGAATCTCGGTTTTCTCTTCTTTGTCCTTGTTCTTCCCCTATGCAGTAAAAATAatgtaccaaaaaaaaaaaggaaaaaaattactGATACATTAACCATTTTTCGCGCAACCACGTTAAACATCTCAAACAACTGCCTCTACCACGAAGCAACCACCttaaaagtcccaaaattaaTTCCTTTACTACGAAGCAATTTATGAACTTCCATTCTTTGACTTCCATCATTCCTTTCTCTTTCTATATGTTCATACATCCAATCGCACAGAAAGGTTCAACCACGGGTTTGCAGGTTCGACAAAACTCAGTATTTCGAGTTTGAAGATTTATATATGTACgaaaaacaattattataacgtTAGATATATATTTCAGAATTCATTCTCTCAATTCAAAACTCACAACGTCTAAATTCTAATATCATCTGTTGATTATATGTCGGAAAGACATCTCGGACGAAGAATTCCAATGTGCGAGAGAGCTAGTAGTAGCAGTGTACAAAAACCGTCATTTCCCACGCGACGAACATCAAAGCAGCATAGGAAGAGAAAAACTATAGAAAGATGTAAATCTGAGCCTTGTCTTTGGAGGGTTAATGGAGTTGGTGATAATGAAGATGATCGTCGAGATGTGACGACGTCGTTGGAGGTTCTTTTGCGGCCACAAACTTgttcaaatatatttttttcgcCGGATTATTTGAATAATGTTTCATCTCCGCAAGGTTCTCGGGTAATTTTCTTGTTTGAGATTGAGGCGTTAATGTTGTTATTGTATATGAAGCCCTTTTTTTAAAAGTATCTCAAGGGTCTTTTTAGTTGTTCGCTATTTACACAACACTAGGAATTTTTTTGTGTTAACCAAATACTAGAAAATGATATAAAGATGGTAGTCACAGCAGATCTCTATAGGAATGGTAATGATAGTTGCCATTTATACACAGAgaagaaatttttttaaaattgtagTAAAACTTACTCTTCAAGACTGAAGTAAGAAGAGTATAATTTAATTGATGACAGTTTCGGACAGTAAACTTTCATTCTGTAAGGATTAGCGAAACCTGAAATTTTTTCAAGGGTGTTTAAACTTAAAAGAAGTAAAAATATCTCCGACAAAAGGTATTCAACATATGTTATATACCTTTAAAATCAGTATGTTATATACTACCCTTACTAGAATGTAGCTTCGCCCCTGGTGGGGGCAAGGGCCGGACATTATCTTAGTATGCAACCTTATCTTATAATTTTGCAAAAGACTATTTCTACGACTTTGTAGTTTGTGCACATACTGAGCTACTCCTAAATTCAATGAAATTTTTGTTGCAGGGGTACAATAAAGATGCAAAAGTTGTGGTTAATGTCACAGTTGAGGGCACTCCTGGACCAATTCGAACCATGGTCAAGTTAGGGTCCAGTGTCGACGAGACCATAAGATTTGTGCTAAGCAAATATAGAGAAGAAGGCCGCAGTCCTCATCTTGATAAAAGTTCGCCTTCATCATTCAAATTATACTCTTCTTACTTCAGTCTTGAGAGTAAGTTCtaacaaaattttaactttttttcttCTCTATGTATAAATGGCAATTATCATTACCATTTCCAATAAAAAATCTGTTGTGATGAGGGGCGGATCcagaatataaattttattttaatcttTAAGATTTTTAGCATTGAATCTATTATATTTTTAAGCTTATGAGTTCAGACATATCGATCCGTTATTGCAATTTTAATAAATCTTTACAAATAAATTTATGTTCCGCGCCGAAAGTTACGGGTTCATCTACTTCTCTACTCTACATTTTCCCCTGATTGCGACTACCATCTTTACATCATTTTCTAGTGTTTTaagtaatagaaaatattttcttaaaatggGAATAATGACTTCCTTCACTTGTTTGGGAAGATCGGAAGTCATCTTCCTTACAATTATCTTAACATTTTTAACCTCATACCACTTATTCCGACTAAGTAACACTTAACATTATTATTAATCTTTAGTATAAAACATTTCATCAAACTCTCTTCTATTTGATactattattaatttttaatatatatttttccgtaaaaatttCCACTTATTAGCCATCCAAGAAAATATTCTATATGAAACTTTCGTCGTACCAAGCACCCTAAGTTGTTTGCACATTAAGTGTGATATTATTGGTTAAACATATTGTTTTAAAATTCAATTGCCGTGGGTAAAATTTGTCTTTCAGtagtataattattttttaattatgtcTACAAATAGGTTTGAGTAATACAGATATGATTGGAGATGTGTGGAGCAGAAGCTTTTATCTTCGCAAGAGTAATAGTAATGGAAATAATTCAAGAAATGCAGAAATAGCAACGGAGATTACTTCAATGGAGGCAAATTCTAATCCAATTATTGTTGTGATCAATAAAATCATTAGAACAAGCAAGCTTTGGAAATTCCTTGGTTGCATACGGTGTTTTGGATAACCAGTTAAGTCGGAGGCGAATATAATGCGAATttagcgggttcaactgaattcACTGTGTACTTTCAACTAGAATATCTCTActtatgcaaaaaaaaaaaatgtaaatatATCAAAATTCACATTTATTATGATAACTGATCATGTCATACGATTAAAATTATTGTTAGAGTAACATGAGTATTAGATTTGTTACTCTACATATTATTGCTTCATGTATAGTGACTTCTCTTTCTATTGAACAATGGCAAAACTGCAAGTTGAAAAGGAGAAGTGATGAATAGACTCGCAGAGGCCATATTTGTTGATATATTGCTAAATGTGATACGACTCGGAGAGAACCATACCTCAAAAACTATTATTTGAGGCGGGGGCAAGGCTACATAAATCTCACATCAGCACTTTGTAACACTGACGTGAAACTCAAGTTACGTACCTTGCAATGAACCATAACAAACCATCACGCTTCACAATTCACATCAGTCTTCCTCGATGGTTGTGCGCTAAACCTTTCTAACCCCGAGCAAACACTATAATACCAATATCACCGTCCATTGCACGGTGGTCTT is drawn from Nicotiana tomentosiformis chromosome 12, ASM39032v3, whole genome shotgun sequence and contains these coding sequences:
- the LOC104114772 gene encoding uncharacterized protein At4g22758-like, which encodes MSERHLGRRIPMCERASSSSVQKPSFPTRRTSKQHRKRKTIERCKSEPCLWRVNGVGDNEDDRRDVTTSLEVLLRPQTCSNIFFSPDYLNNVSSPQGSRGYNKDAKVVVNVTVEGTPGPIRTMVKLGSSVDETIRFVLSKYREEGRSPHLDKSSPSSFKLYSSYFSLESLSNTDMIGDVWSRSFYLRKSNSNGNNSRNAEIATEITSMEANSNPIIVVINKIIRTSKLWKFLGCIRCFG